In the genome of Achromobacter sp. MFA1 R4, the window CCGCGGCGTCACAGCCAGGCGGCCCCGCCGCGGGCTCCGCCTCGTTCCTGCTCGAAGTGCAGCCCGTGTCCCTGTCCATGCAGGCCGACCAGCCGCAGCTCATGGTGCGCACCGGCGACGGAAGCATCTCGGCCCTGTATTCGGAGCGCTGGAGCTCGCCGCTGGGCGATGAGCTGCGCAACGCCTTGTCCGATGCGCTCAAGCGCGACCTCGGCGCGCTGGACGTCCAGATGGTCAAGCCCGGTCCCGGCGCTCCCATCTGGCGCGTGCAGACCGATGTGCAGCGCTTCGAGATGGTGTCGGGCAGCATGGCGCAACTGGACGCCACGTGGCGCGTGCGGCCCGTCAACGCCAAGGGGACTGGCGTGTTGTGCCGCAGCGTCGTCACCGAGACCGTGACGGACAGCGAAGTCCCCAGCCTGATCGCCGCGCAGCAGCGCGCGGTCGTCAGCCTGGCGGGCGTCATGGCCGATGCGATCCGGGGTCAGGCGCCCGCCGGTTCGGCCTCCGTCCAGATGATGGGGTGCTCCGCGCTCAAGGAATGACGTGCCCGCGGCGGCATAAGCTTGCGTTCTCAAGTGGTTAACTCAGGGGCAACCTAGGGTTAACCTTAATACAAACGCGGTTGCAACCTGTCTAGCATACGGTCCTACCCCTACTGGGTTTCGATCGAGCCCAGTTACACCTTTGCCATGCGACAGGAAGCAATCTCTTATGGCCAGCACGACCCTCGGCGTCAAAGTCGATGACGCACTCCGCGACCGCCTGAAAGCCGCCGCCCACAAGCTCAACTGCACGCCGCACTGGCTGCACAAGCAGGCGATTCTTTCCTATCTGGACAAGATCGAGCGCGGCCATCTTCCCGCGGAGATGTCCCACCTGGGCGCCGACTCCGCTGGCGACGAAGATCCCGCCGAACTCCATTCCGCGCCCACGCCGCCGTTCTACGAGTTTGGCCAGGACGTGCAGCCGCAGTCCGTGCTGCGCGCGGCCATCACGGCGGCCTACCGCCGCCCCGAGCCCGAATGCGTGCCGCTTCTGCTGGGCCAGGCCCGCGTGCCCAACCTGGAAAAGGTGCATGCCATGGCCGCCGGGCTGGTCAAGAAACTGCGCGGCAAGCGCACCGGCGGCGGGGTGGAAGGCCTGATCCAGGAATTCTCGTTGTCCAGCCAGGAAGGCGTGGCGCTGATGTGCCTGGCCGAAGCGCTGCTGCGCATTCCGGACCGCGCCACGCGCGACGCGCTGATCCGCGACAAGGTCGCCCGCGGCGACTGGAAGTCGCACATGGGCGGCTCGCAATCGCTGTTCGTCAACGCCGCCACCTGGGGGCTCATGATCACCGGCAAGCTGGTCGCCGTGAGCAGCGAGCAATCGCTGTCCAAGGCGCTGACGCGCCTGATCGGCAAGGGCGGCGAGCCGCTGGTGCGCAAGGGCGTGAACATGGCCATGCGCATGATGGGCGAGCAGTTCGTGTCGGGCCAGACCATCTCCGAGGCGCTGGCCAACAACCGCAAGATGGAATCGCGCGGTTTCCGCTATTCCTACGACATGCTCGGTGAAGCCGCCACCACGGCGCAGGACGCGGAACGCTACTACGCATCCTACGAGCAGGCCATCCACGCCATCGGCAAGGCCGCCGCGGGCCGCGGCATCTACGAAGGCCCCGGCATCTCGATCAAGCTGTCTGCCTTGCATCCCCGTTACTCGCGCGGCCAGCGCGAGCGCGTCATGGCCGAACTGCTGCCGCGCGTGAAGGCGCTGACCATCCTGGCGCGCAGCTACGACATCGGCCTGAACATCGACGCCGAAGAAGCCGACCGCCTGGAGATCTCGCTGGACCTGTTGGAAGCGCTGTGCTTTACGCCCGAGCTCGAGGGCTGGAGCGGCATCGGCTTCGTG includes:
- a CDS encoding PqiC family protein produces the protein MNSRPSHVALQARDGLALRRSRAALAVLALSGALAACGSSPPVHYYTLQTPAASQPGGPAAGSASFLLEVQPVSLSMQADQPQLMVRTGDGSISALYSERWSSPLGDELRNALSDALKRDLGALDVQMVKPGPGAPIWRVQTDVQRFEMVSGSMAQLDATWRVRPVNAKGTGVLCRSVVTETVTDSEVPSLIAAQQRAVVSLAGVMADAIRGQAPAGSASVQMMGCSALKE